In the Euphorbia lathyris chromosome 5, ddEupLath1.1, whole genome shotgun sequence genome, one interval contains:
- the LOC136231380 gene encoding uncharacterized protein: protein MTGVSDAESVSLDLLKNIMADFSKERDWEQFHSPRNLLLALVGEVGELSEIFQWKGEVPKGLPDWEEKEKVHLGEELSDVLLYLVRLSDICGIDLGKAALRKVELNAIKYPVGICRGSSKKLNADNNAPESG, encoded by the exons ATGACTGGAGTATCAGATGCAGAGAGTGTGTCGCTTGATCTTCTCAAGAACATAATGGCTGATTTTTCTAAGGAAAGAGATTGGGAGCAATTTCATAGCCCCAGAAACCTTCTTCTCGCTCTG GTGGGTGAAGTGGGAGAACTGTCAGAGATATTTCAGTGGAAAGGAGAGGTGCCAAAAGGGTTACCAGATTgggaagaaaaggaaaaagtgcATTTAGGAGAAGAGCTATCTGATGTACTGCTTTATCTAGTAAGGCTCTCTGATATATGTGGAATTGATTTGGGCAAAGCTGCACTTAGGAAAGTTGAACTGAATGCCATTAAATACCCAGTTGGCATTTGCAGAGGCTCATCCAAGAAACTCAATGCTGATAATAATGCCCCTGAAAGTGGTTGA